The Vicia villosa cultivar HV-30 ecotype Madison, WI linkage group LG1, Vvil1.0, whole genome shotgun sequence genome includes a region encoding these proteins:
- the LOC131616191 gene encoding NADPH-dependent aldehyde reductase 1, chloroplastic-like produces MFKSFTTHFMFNRTLSSSSSSSRSLSTISTLSNFPSKNNTHHFLPIFPSTLKIPSISFPTTFFVRMASGEQKFPPQKQNTQPGKEHAMDPLPQFTFPDYKPSNKLQGKIAVITGGDSGIGRAVCNLFSLEGATVAFTYVKGDEDKDAKDTLEMIKSAKSADAKDPLALAADLGFDENCKRVVDEVVSAYGRIDILVNNAAEQYECSSVEEIDEPRLERVFRTNIFSYFFMTRHALKHMKEGSSIINTTSVNAYKGNAKLLDYTSTKGAIVAFTRGLSLQLVSKGIRVNGVAPGPIWTPLIPASFKEEETAQFGGQVPMNRAGQPIEVAPSYVFLASNQCSSYFTGQVLHPNGGTVVNG; encoded by the exons ATGTTCAAGTCTTTCACTACGCATTTTATGTTTAACCGAACactttcttcatcatcatcatcatcaagatctCTATCAACCATATCCACCTTGTCTAATTTCCCTTCCAAAAACAACACTCATCACTTTCTTCCTATTTTCCCATCAACTCTCAAAATCCCTTCCATATCCTTTCCCACTACCTTCTTTGTAAGAATGGCTTCCGGTGAACAGAAATTCCCTCCAcagaaacaaaacacacaacctgGGAAAGAACATGCTATGGATCCACTGCCTCAATTCACTTTCCCTGACTACAAGCCATCAAACAAACTTCAGGGCAAGATAGCTGTAATAACAGGAGGTGATTCTGGAATTGGACGAGCAGTGTGCAATTTGTTTAGCTTAGAAGGTGCTACGGTGGCGTTTACGTATGTTAAGGGTGATGAAGACAAGGATGCAAAGGACACTCTAGAAATGATCAAGAGTGCAAAGAGTGCTGATGCTAAGGATCCATTGGCTTTAGCAGCTGACTTAGGGTTTGATGAGAATTGCAAGAGAGTTGTTGATGAGGTCGTTAGTGCGTATGGACGCATTGATATTCTTGTTAACAATGCTGCTGAGCAATATGAGTGTTCATCAGTTGAGGAGATTGATGAGCCAAGGCTTGAGAGGGTGTTTAGAACCAATATCTTCTCATATTTCTTCATGACCAG GCATGCATTGAAGCACATGAAGGAAGGGAGCAGCATTATCAACACAACATCAGTGAATGCATACAAAGGAAACGCAAAGCTACTGGACTATACATCAACCAAGGGTGCAATTGTGGCATTTACAAGGGGGCTATCACTTCAGCTTGTGAGCAAGGGAATAAGGGTGAATGGAGTGGCACCTGGACCTATATGGACACCATTGATACCAGCATCTTTCAAGGAGGAAGAGACTGCTCAATTTGGTGGTCAAGTTCCTATGAATAGAGCTGGTCAACCTATTGAGGTTGCTCCCTCTTATGTCTTTCTTGCCTCCAATCAATGTTCCTCTTATTTTACTGGACAAGTCCTTCACCCCAATG gtgGAACCGTTGTGAATGGTTGA
- the LOC131616194 gene encoding amidase 1-like, giving the protein MVHLPQILSLIDLCKFSTIMDSDYGAFVEKFNLHLDSSPSLPLNSLTFSVKDMFDVKGFVVGYGCPEWAKTHQVATSTAPSVITLLQAGAICIGSNVTDVLAYSINGENIHFGTPRNPCVPDRIPGGSSSGSAVAVAAKLVDFSLGTDCIGSMRIPASYCGIFGIRPSHNAIPRTGVTPMAPSLDTPGWFARDASILSRVGHVLLNLPKVTPVRPTKVIIADDCFQLSSIPYDAVTQAIIKAIEKLYGGDVLKHEKIDDYIKANVASLNHFISEENKDSQHNVPALAALTNAMQTIAKYEFKKTHGEWIDEVKPNLGPGVTEMVGAALKSTGENVDVAYSVKGEWRDALTALLGDFGVIMLPTVSGPPPKLKTSPSELKEFNEKAFMLQTIAGLSGGCQISIPLGMYDNLPISISLVAKHGADGFLLSLVESICDSMKE; this is encoded by the exons ATGGTGCATCTTCCACAAATCTTATCACT GATCGATCTTTGCAAGTTTTCAACAATCATGGATTCAGATTATGGTGCATTCGTCGAGAAATTCAATTTACATTTGGATTCATCACCTTCTCTTCCTTTGAATTCACTCACTTTTTCCGTCAAAGACAT GTTTGATGTGAAAGGTTTCGTTGTTGGTTATGGGTGTCCTGAATGGGCAAAGACACATCAAGTGGCTACATCGACTGCTCCATCGGTTATCACTTTGTTACAAGCAGGTGCAATTTGTATTGGTTCCAACGTCACTGATGTATTGGCCTATAG TATAAACGGGGAGAATATACACTTTGGCACACCTAGAAATCCTTGTGTACCAGATAGAATTCCTGGAGGATCTTCCAGTGGTTCCGCTGTCGCTGTCGCTGCAAAGCTTGTTGATTTCTCCTTAG GTACTGACTGCATAGGAAGCATGAGAATTCCTGCATCATACTGTGGAATTTTCGGTATTCGTCCTTCTCATAACGCTATTCCAAGGACAGGAGTTACTCCAATGGCACCAAGTTTGGATACCCCAG GCTGGTTTGCGAGGGACGCGTCGATTTTGAGCCGAGTTGGACATGTACTTCTAAATTTACCGAAAGTGACACCGGTTAGACCTACAAAAGTTATCATTGCTGATGATTGTTTTCAGCTTTCCAGCATTCCATATGATGCAGTTACTCAAGCTATCATCAAGGCTATAGAGAAGTTATATGGAGGTGATGTATTGAAGCATGAAAAGATTGATGATTATATAAAGGCTAATGTTGCGAGTTTGAATCATTTTATAAGCGAAGAGAATAAAGACTCGCAGCATAATGTTCCGGCACTGGCTGCACTCACAAATGCTATGCAGACAATTGCAAAATATGAATTCAAGAAGACACATGGTGAATGGATTGATGAAGTGAAACCTAATTTAGGTCCTGGAGTTACTGAAATGGTTGGAGCGGCTCTAAAGTCGACCGGAGAGAATGTTGATGTTGCTTATTCCGTGAAAGGAGAATGGCGTGATGCGCTTACCGCTCTTCTTGGG GACTTTGGTGTTATCATGCTCCCTACAGTTTCAGGGCCACCACCCAAGTTGAAGACAAGTCCATCAGAGTTAAAAGAATTTAATGAAAAGGCTTTTATGCTTCAAACTATTGCTGGATTATCTGGTGGTTGCCAG ataagTATACCATTGGGAATGTATGATAATCTTCCAATATCAATTTCCTTGGTGGCTAAACATGGGGCAGATGGATTCCTACTGTCTCTTGTTGAGAGTATTTGTGACAGCATGAAAGAATAA